A single genomic interval of Lathyrus oleraceus cultivar Zhongwan6 chromosome 7, CAAS_Psat_ZW6_1.0, whole genome shotgun sequence harbors:
- the LOC127105313 gene encoding uncharacterized protein LOC127105313 isoform X2, which translates to MAGCFSFTAYRDRCYRFSFSNAGLKSTTTDLGHGTIMHCWIPKTHKNSKPSLLLLHGMGANAMWQWNDFISPLTRRFNVYVPDLLFFGESHTTQPDRSEAFQAQCVAALMEAHGVRLMNVVGISYGGFVGYSLAVQFPERVGKVVMCCAGVCLEDKDMEEGLFRVKSIDEAATILIPQTPEKMKQLVQLAFVKPINVMPTCFLTDFIDVMCTEYRQEKKELIETLYKDRKLSNLPKITQFCNVAAYTNNLGRTGPGIPTGISAQTEKASGRECTTSCC; encoded by the exons ATGGCGGGGTGTTTCAGTTTCACCGCTTACCGTGACCGCTGCTACCGCTTCTCCTTCTCCAACGCCGGCCTCAAATCAACCACCACAGATCTCGGCCACGGCACAATCATGCACTGTTGGATCCCCAAAACTCACAAAAACTCCAAACCTTCTCTCCTCCTCCTCCACGGCATGGGAGCCAACGCAATGTGGCAATGGAACGACTTCATTTCACCGCTCACCCGTCGTTTCAACGTCTACGTCCCTGACCTGCTTTTCTTCGGCGAATCACACACAACTCAACCCGATCGGTCCGAAGCTTTTCAGGCTCAGTGCGTTGCCGCATTAATGGAGGCTCACGGTGTTCGATTAATGAACGTCGTAGGTATTAGTTACGGTGGATTTGTAGGGTATAGTTTGGCGGTGCAGTTTCCGGAGCGTGTGGGGAAAGTTGTGATGTGCTGTGCGGGGGTTTGTTTGGAAGATAAGGATATGGAGGAAGGTTTGTTTAGAGTCAAGAGTATTGATGAAGCTGCTACTATTTTGATTCCACAGACTCCTGAAAAGATGAAGCAGCTTGTTCAGCTTGCGTTTGTTAAACCTATTAATGTTATGCCAACTTGTTTTCTCACTGATTTCATTGAT GTGATGTGCACTGAATATCGGCAGGAGAAGAAGGAACTAATTGAAACATTATATAAGGATAGAAAACTGTCTAATCTTCCTAAGATTACCCAG TTTTGCAATGTTGCAGCCTACACTAATAATCTGGGGAGAACAGGACCAGGTATTCCCACTGGAATTAGCGCACAGACTGAAAAG GCATCTGGGAGAGAATGCACAACTAGCTGTTGTTAA
- the LOC127105313 gene encoding uncharacterized protein LOC127105313 isoform X1 has protein sequence MAGCFSFTAYRDRCYRFSFSNAGLKSTTTDLGHGTIMHCWIPKTHKNSKPSLLLLHGMGANAMWQWNDFISPLTRRFNVYVPDLLFFGESHTTQPDRSEAFQAQCVAALMEAHGVRLMNVVGISYGGFVGYSLAVQFPERVGKVVMCCAGVCLEDKDMEEGLFRVKSIDEAATILIPQTPEKMKQLVQLAFVKPINVMPTCFLTDFIDVMCTEYRQEKKELIETLYKDRKLSNLPKITQPTLIIWGEQDQVFPLELAHRLKRHLGENAQLAVVKNAGHAINMEKPKKLYKILKSFLIDSVTPSMQENHSNGLKLD, from the exons ATGGCGGGGTGTTTCAGTTTCACCGCTTACCGTGACCGCTGCTACCGCTTCTCCTTCTCCAACGCCGGCCTCAAATCAACCACCACAGATCTCGGCCACGGCACAATCATGCACTGTTGGATCCCCAAAACTCACAAAAACTCCAAACCTTCTCTCCTCCTCCTCCACGGCATGGGAGCCAACGCAATGTGGCAATGGAACGACTTCATTTCACCGCTCACCCGTCGTTTCAACGTCTACGTCCCTGACCTGCTTTTCTTCGGCGAATCACACACAACTCAACCCGATCGGTCCGAAGCTTTTCAGGCTCAGTGCGTTGCCGCATTAATGGAGGCTCACGGTGTTCGATTAATGAACGTCGTAGGTATTAGTTACGGTGGATTTGTAGGGTATAGTTTGGCGGTGCAGTTTCCGGAGCGTGTGGGGAAAGTTGTGATGTGCTGTGCGGGGGTTTGTTTGGAAGATAAGGATATGGAGGAAGGTTTGTTTAGAGTCAAGAGTATTGATGAAGCTGCTACTATTTTGATTCCACAGACTCCTGAAAAGATGAAGCAGCTTGTTCAGCTTGCGTTTGTTAAACCTATTAATGTTATGCCAACTTGTTTTCTCACTGATTTCATTGAT GTGATGTGCACTGAATATCGGCAGGAGAAGAAGGAACTAATTGAAACATTATATAAGGATAGAAAACTGTCTAATCTTCCTAAGATTACCCAG CCTACACTAATAATCTGGGGAGAACAGGACCAGGTATTCCCACTGGAATTAGCGCACAGACTGAAAAG GCATCTGGGAGAGAATGCACAACTAGCTGTTGTTAAGAATGCAGGGCATGCAATCAACATGGAGAAACCCAAGAAACTGTATAAGATTTTAAAATCCTTCCTCATAGATTCTGTTACTCCATCAATGCAAGAAAACCACAGTAATGGTCTCAAACTGGATTAG